The following coding sequences are from one Kogia breviceps isolate mKogBre1 chromosome X, mKogBre1 haplotype 1, whole genome shotgun sequence window:
- the LOC131748507 gene encoding LOW QUALITY PROTEIN: melanoma-associated antigen B4-like (The sequence of the model RefSeq protein was modified relative to this genomic sequence to represent the inferred CDS: deleted 1 base in 1 codon) yields the protein MGTAGTYLPCQPPPSPPYCPGRAGWLCPKAHSTVLHRGLRGQAGQENRSPVGPRAVPSRTPQRWPWLKPGRNLPAEGAQSISLFLPQVHSLLPSCPHSRLLALTGVIMPRGQKSKRRAHKKRHQSRQETQSLKGAQATEAAEREESPSCPASVSRGTSPCSPVARSLREPQGAPATSSRDAGVSYPGSEEGAQSQDEKSASTSQAAPSTHSSCRDPLSRKVGMLMQFLLEKYKTKGPIQQAAMLKLFSKKYKKHFPEILKRTSDRMELVFGLELKEVDPSNHCYILVSKLPLPSEGSLSDETGLPTSGLLMILLGTIFTKGNRATEEEIWEFLNALGLYAGRRHLIFGEPRRLISKDFVQQKYLTYRQVPNSDPPRYEFRWGPRAHAETSKMKVLEFVAKITGSVPSAFPELYEEALKDEEERARVRAAARAAAVAEGSALPGRRRAATPTSREGGGGQFVHCVVEESSQAPK from the exons ATGGGAACCGCGGGGACCTAcctcccctgccagcccccaCCGTCACCCCCGTACTGCCCAGGCAGGgctggctggctgtgccccaagGCTCACTCTACCGTCCTCCACAGGGGTCTCAGGGGACAGGCTGGGCAGGAGAACAGGAGCCCTGTGGGTCCTCGAGCAGTGCCCTCAAGGACCCCACAGAGGTGGCCTTGGTTAAAGCCAGGGAGGAACCTCCCCGCTGAAGGTGCTCAAAGCATCTCCTTGTTCCTCCCCCAGGTGCACTCATTG CTGCCTTCCTGCCCACACTCCCGCCTGCTGGCCCTGACCGGTGTCATCATGCCTCGAGGCCAGAAGAGCAAGCGCCGTGCCCACAAGAAACGCCACCAGTCCCGGCAGGAGACTCAGAGTCTCAAGGGTGCCCAGGCCACTGAGGCGGCAGAGAGAGAAGAGTCGCCCTCGTGCCCTGCTTCTGTTTCTCGGGGTACTTCCCCGTGCTCCCCTGTTGCCAGGAGCCTCAGGGAGCCCCAGGGAGCCCCAGCCACTAGCTCTCGTGATGCAGGGGTTTCATACCCAGGATCTGAAGAGGGTGCCCAGAGCCAAGATGAGAAAAGTGCAAGTACCTCCCAGGCAGCACCTTCCACCCACAGCAGTTGCAGAGATCCTCTTTCCAGGAAGGTTGGCATGTTGATGCAGTTCCTGCTGGAGAAGTACAAGACGAAGGGGCCCATCCAGCAGGCAGCAATGCTGAAGCTTTTCAGCAAGAAGTACAAGAAGCACTTCCCTGAGATCCTCAAGAGAACCTCTGATCGCATGGAGCTGGTCTTTGGCCTTGAGCTGAAGGAAGTTGACCCCAGCAATCACTGCTACATCCTCGTCAGCAAGCTGCCTCTCCCAAGTGAGGGAAGTCTGAGTGATGAGACGGGGCTGCCCACGTCCGGTCTCCTGATGATTCTCCTGGGCACGATCTTCACGAAGGGCAACCGTGCCACCGAGGAGGAGATCTGGGAATTCCTCAATGCGTTGGGTTTGTATGCTGGGAGGAGGCACTTGATCTTTGGGGAGCCCAGGAGGCTCATCAGCAAAGATTTCGTGCAGCAGAAGTACCTGACGTACCGCCAGGTGCCCAACAGCGATCCTCCGCGCTATGAGTTCCGGTGGGGCCCGAGAGCCCACGCTGAAACCAGCAAGATGAAAGTGCTCGAGTTTGTGGCCAAGATCACTGGTAGCGTCCCCAGTGCCTTCCCAGAGCTCTATGAGGAGGCTCTGAAAGATgaggaagagagagcaagagtGAGAGCCGCGGCCAGGGCTGCAGCTGTTGCTGAGGGCAGTGCACTTCCAGGGCGAAGGCGTGCAGCTACTCCCACATCTAGGGAGGGAGGCGGCGGGCAGTTTGTTCACTGTGTTGTGGAAGAGAGCAGTCAAGCTCCTAAATAG